The following proteins are co-located in the Fusobacteria bacterium ZRK30 genome:
- a CDS encoding DMT family transporter: protein MKKSLVADVTLLLVSIVWGSGFVATKILLDAGISPFYMMGFRFLIAGISLGVIFFNRIKKMKKEDILGGFLVGILLYLAFGAQTVGLQYTTPSKNAFLTGVNVVVVPFLYWAVTQKKPDKYVFAAVIICFLGTAFLSTGNNMSFGYGEFLSLICAFLFAGHIVSNGYYVDKTGPFILCFLQMIFASIFAFVTAFSVETLPPVISTHTWAAIFYVGLVTTMLAFFLQTWAQAHTTSTKTAIIISTEAVFGTLFSVVLLGELLTVNMIIGGFAIFIAIITAETKWNFLKFNRKTVKI, encoded by the coding sequence ATGAAAAAAAGTTTAGTAGCAGATGTAACATTATTATTGGTATCAATTGTATGGGGGTCAGGCTTTGTAGCCACCAAGATACTATTGGATGCAGGGATATCACCATTTTATATGATGGGATTTAGATTTTTAATAGCAGGAATATCTCTAGGAGTTATTTTTTTTAATAGGATAAAGAAGATGAAAAAAGAGGATATATTGGGAGGATTTTTAGTAGGGATCTTATTGTATTTGGCTTTTGGAGCACAGACAGTAGGATTACAGTATACGACACCGTCTAAAAATGCTTTTTTGACAGGGGTAAATGTAGTCGTAGTACCTTTTTTATATTGGGCTGTAACTCAGAAAAAACCTGATAAATACGTTTTTGCAGCAGTTATTATTTGTTTTTTAGGGACAGCGTTTTTATCTACAGGAAATAATATGAGTTTTGGATATGGGGAATTTTTATCTCTAATCTGTGCATTTTTATTTGCAGGACACATAGTTTCTAACGGTTATTATGTGGACAAAACAGGGCCTTTTATCCTTTGTTTCTTACAGATGATCTTTGCATCGATCTTTGCCTTTGTGACAGCATTTAGTGTAGAAACACTGCCTCCAGTGATATCTACTCATACTTGGGCAGCTATATTTTATGTGGGATTAGTCACAACAATGCTGGCATTTTTTCTGCAAACCTGGGCACAAGCTCATACAACTTCTACAAAGACAGCGATAATTATATCCACAGAAGCAGTTTTTGGAACCTTGTTTTCAGTGGTTTTATTGGGAGAGTTATTGACTGTAAATATGATTATTGGAGGATTTGCTATCTTTATAGCAATAATAACCGCAGAAACAAAATGGAATTTTTTGAAATTTAACAGGAAAACAGTTAAAATATA
- a CDS encoding cysteine-rich CWC family protein encodes MDRKICPICGNENNCAHENGKDPHTCWCMNVKIPKEVLEKLKKAKKNNTGGCFCRSCVEKFMKGE; translated from the coding sequence ATGGATAGAAAAATATGTCCTATTTGCGGGAATGAGAATAATTGTGCTCATGAAAATGGAAAAGACCCTCATACTTGCTGGTGTATGAATGTAAAGATCCCAAAGGAAGTTTTGGAAAAATTAAAAAAAGCAAAAAAAAATAATACAGGTGGTTGTTTTTGCAGGTCTTGTGTGGAAAAATTTATGAAAGGTGAGTAG
- a CDS encoding diguanylate cyclase has product MLRAKSLFIVTISSIVVFILIFFNLKKSVEKDYEQIEIGISKSIYKLINNEFRSLYSNLERLNVDWSKWDDSYEFIASEDPKIKEDYTRSNLVDTLLDDLDLNLVIFLDDRGEIVYQTSYDNDSDKALSLEDIRKLKNEIEFHNEKIGMIARKNNKILIFSNLGITDSNNLKKPVGNLVMGYFLDENKLKTLEEKLGIPFNILGVSEDSKYPYEIKIEKDTVLNKFYIPTLSSRSIILENQRDANILFLGKENIKKYIVMLLINFLILIFVIYIFMERFIVKRLRNMEHSVKEIIKHKDLGKRLEISGKDEIGNLGKNINNLLEDIEIMKKRLYSLATYDVMTGILNRHIGLEKLDKKFKLVKKKRGNLVTVFIDINDLKYVNDRFSHEEGDELIKNIVKIIEDNLEPEDIFLRFGGDEFILGFDRLNIVEVRKLFNEIEKQFEKYTKNNSKQYKTSISVGMVECSGDDTLEEYINLADIEMYKDKKNKKKLPERKYIEV; this is encoded by the coding sequence ATGTTAAGAGCAAAAAGCTTATTTATAGTAACAATTTCTAGTATCGTAGTCTTTATCTTGATCTTTTTTAATCTAAAAAAATCGGTAGAAAAAGATTACGAGCAAATAGAAATTGGAATATCTAAATCCATATACAAATTGATAAACAATGAGTTTCGTAGTTTATATTCAAACTTAGAAAGACTTAATGTTGATTGGTCTAAATGGGATGACAGCTATGAGTTCATAGCTTCAGAGGATCCTAAAATAAAAGAAGATTATACAAGGAGTAACTTAGTCGATACTCTTTTAGATGATTTAGATTTAAACCTTGTTATCTTTTTAGATGATCGTGGGGAAATAGTATACCAGACAAGTTATGACAACGACTCCGATAAGGCTCTTTCTTTAGAAGATATCAGAAAACTAAAAAATGAAATAGAGTTTCATAATGAAAAAATAGGGATGATAGCCAGGAAAAATAATAAGATTTTAATTTTTTCCAACTTAGGAATAACAGACAGCAATAATTTGAAAAAGCCAGTAGGTAACTTAGTTATGGGTTATTTTTTAGATGAAAATAAATTGAAAACTTTAGAAGAAAAATTAGGAATCCCATTTAATATATTAGGCGTTTCTGAAGACTCAAAATATCCATATGAAATTAAGATAGAAAAAGATACAGTCCTCAATAAATTCTATATTCCAACCCTTTCTAGTCGGAGTATTATCTTGGAAAATCAAAGAGATGCCAATATATTATTTTTAGGAAAAGAAAATATAAAAAAATATATAGTGATGCTGTTAATAAACTTTTTAATTTTGATTTTTGTTATCTATATCTTTATGGAAAGATTTATTGTAAAAAGACTGAGAAATATGGAGCATTCAGTTAAAGAGATAATAAAGCATAAAGATCTGGGGAAACGTCTTGAAATCAGCGGGAAAGATGAAATTGGAAATTTAGGAAAAAATATAAATAATCTCTTAGAAGATATTGAAATAATGAAAAAAAGACTCTATAGTCTGGCCACTTACGACGTAATGACAGGAATACTTAACAGGCATATCGGACTGGAAAAATTAGATAAAAAGTTTAAACTTGTTAAGAAAAAAAGAGGAAATTTGGTAACTGTTTTTATCGATATAAATGACCTTAAATATGTAAATGATCGATTTTCCCACGAAGAAGGAGATGAATTAATTAAAAATATTGTTAAAATTATAGAAGATAACCTAGAGCCGGAAGATATCTTCCTCAGGTTTGGAGGAGATGAATTTATCCTGGGATTCGACAGGTTAAACATAGTAGAAGTAAGGAAGTTATTTAATGAAATTGAAAAGCAATTTGAAAAATATACTAAAAATAATTCAAAACAATACAAAACCAGTATAAGTGTTGGAATGGTCGAGTGTTCTGGAGATGATACCTTGGAAGAATATATCAACCTAGCAGACATAGAGATGTATAAGGATAAGAAAAATAAGAAAAAATTACCTGAAAGAAAATATATAGAAGTATAA
- the secA gene encoding preprotein translocase subunit SecA has product MIGNLVKKIFGTKNDREIKRILAIVDEINNLEPEIKKLGDEDLKAKTIEFRERLDKGETLDDILVEAFAVVREGAVRVLGMRHYDVQMIGGVVLHEGKITEMKTGEGKTLVATLAVYLNALTGKGVHVVTVNDYLATRDRELMGRLYDFLGLTSDVLYNNMPMDKRGAAYRADITYGTNSEFGFDYLRDNMVSRVENRVQRDLHFCIVDEVDSILIDEARTPLIISGAAADTQKWYKVFDGVSKKLVRSYETEKIKDIKKKKEMNIPDDVWKDYEVDEKSSNITLTEKGIAKIEKELDIENLYSPENVELTHYMMQALKAKELFYRDKEYLVRDGQIVIIDEFTGRAMEGRRYSDGLHQALEAKEGLKVAGENQTLASITLQNYFRMYEKLSGMTGTAETEAPEFMHTYKLGVVVIPTNRPIVRLDNPDLVYKTHDEKINAIIERIEELYTNGQPALVGTISIESSEVLSERLKKRKIPHEVLNAKFHEKEADIVAQAGRYKSITIATNMAGRGTDIMLGGNPEFLTLDEVGTIDAPNYEEVLAKYKSQCEKEKVKVLQAGGLFILGTERHESRRIDNQLRGRSGRQGDPGATEFYLSLEDELMRLFGSERVAAVMDKLGLPEGEPIVHSMISKAIENAQKKVEARNFGIRKNLLEFDDVNNKQREAIYESRNTALEKDDLSETVFGMLTDTVSCEVVEKFVGEFKEDWDIDGLVEKIEELFDYVIEDKEEYKGLTIEEYSNSLSEKIVEKYKAKEEEFSTELMRKLEKYILFEIVDSRWREHLKTLDALREGIYLRSYGQKDPLTEYKLISGDLYAKMLKTIKEETISYLFKVQIRVPEEREVEIKEAKNRNKNIRYEANDDSEGNTDSAKESRVSDKVGRNDLCPCGSGKKYKKCCGRV; this is encoded by the coding sequence ATGATCGGTAACTTAGTAAAGAAAATTTTTGGAACAAAAAATGACAGAGAAATAAAAAGGATTTTAGCTATTGTAGATGAGATCAATAACTTAGAACCTGAGATAAAAAAATTAGGAGATGAAGATCTTAAAGCTAAAACTATAGAGTTTAGAGAGAGATTAGATAAGGGTGAAACTTTAGATGATATCTTAGTAGAAGCTTTTGCAGTAGTAAGAGAAGGTGCTGTAAGAGTTCTTGGAATGAGACACTACGATGTACAAATGATAGGTGGAGTAGTCCTACACGAAGGAAAAATAACTGAGATGAAAACAGGAGAGGGAAAAACATTAGTTGCAACTCTGGCTGTATATTTAAATGCGCTGACTGGTAAAGGGGTTCATGTGGTAACAGTAAATGATTACCTTGCTACCCGTGACAGAGAATTAATGGGAAGATTATATGACTTTTTAGGATTAACTTCAGATGTGCTATACAATAACATGCCTATGGATAAAAGAGGGGCAGCCTATAGAGCTGATATTACATATGGAACAAACAGTGAATTCGGTTTTGATTATTTGAGAGACAACATGGTATCTAGAGTGGAAAACAGGGTTCAGAGAGACCTTCATTTCTGTATTGTAGATGAGGTAGACTCAATTTTAATAGATGAGGCTAGAACACCGCTTATCATATCAGGGGCAGCTGCAGATACTCAAAAATGGTATAAAGTATTTGATGGAGTATCTAAAAAATTAGTTAGAAGTTATGAAACGGAAAAAATCAAGGATATAAAGAAGAAAAAAGAGATGAATATCCCGGATGATGTTTGGAAAGATTATGAGGTAGATGAAAAATCAAGTAATATCACTCTGACAGAAAAAGGAATAGCTAAGATAGAGAAAGAATTAGATATTGAAAACTTATACTCTCCTGAAAATGTAGAGTTGACTCACTATATGATGCAGGCTCTAAAAGCTAAGGAATTATTTTATAGAGATAAGGAATATTTAGTTAGAGATGGTCAAATCGTAATTATTGATGAGTTCACAGGAAGAGCCATGGAAGGCAGAAGATATTCAGATGGTCTGCACCAGGCTTTAGAGGCTAAAGAGGGATTAAAAGTAGCTGGAGAAAACCAGACTTTAGCATCCATAACACTACAAAATTACTTTAGAATGTATGAAAAATTATCTGGAATGACAGGTACTGCTGAAACAGAAGCACCTGAATTTATGCATACATACAAATTAGGAGTAGTAGTTATTCCTACAAACAGACCCATAGTAAGGTTGGATAACCCGGATTTAGTTTATAAAACACACGATGAAAAAATAAATGCCATAATAGAAAGAATTGAAGAACTTTATACCAATGGACAGCCTGCCTTAGTAGGAACAATCTCTATTGAAAGTTCAGAAGTTTTATCTGAGCGTTTGAAGAAGAGAAAAATACCTCATGAGGTTTTAAATGCTAAATTCCATGAAAAGGAAGCAGATATAGTAGCTCAGGCTGGTAGATATAAATCAATTACTATCGCTACAAACATGGCTGGAAGAGGAACTGACATCATGTTAGGGGGTAACCCGGAATTCTTGACTTTGGATGAAGTTGGAACGATTGATGCTCCTAACTATGAGGAAGTATTAGCAAAATATAAATCTCAGTGTGAAAAAGAGAAAGTAAAGGTATTACAAGCTGGTGGATTATTTATCCTGGGTACAGAGAGACATGAATCTAGAAGAATAGACAACCAATTAAGAGGTAGATCAGGTAGACAAGGTGACCCGGGAGCAACAGAATTTTATCTTTCATTGGAAGATGAGCTTATGAGATTATTTGGGTCGGAAAGAGTAGCTGCTGTAATGGATAAATTAGGGTTGCCGGAAGGGGAGCCTATTGTACACAGTATGATAAGTAAAGCCATTGAAAATGCACAGAAAAAAGTAGAAGCCAGAAACTTTGGAATCAGAAAAAATCTATTGGAATTTGATGATGTTAACAATAAACAGAGGGAAGCTATCTATGAGAGTAGGAATACAGCCTTAGAAAAAGATGATCTTAGTGAAACTGTTTTTGGGATGTTAACTGATACTGTCTCATGTGAAGTTGTTGAAAAATTCGTAGGAGAATTTAAAGAAGACTGGGATATAGACGGGTTAGTAGAAAAAATAGAAGAACTGTTTGATTATGTCATAGAGGATAAGGAAGAATATAAAGGTTTGACTATCGAGGAATATTCTAATTCTTTATCTGAAAAAATAGTAGAAAAATATAAAGCCAAAGAGGAAGAATTTAGTACTGAACTTATGAGAAAGTTGGAAAAATATATATTATTTGAGATAGTAGACTCTAGATGGAGGGAACATTTAAAGACTTTAGATGCCTTAAGAGAGGGAATCTATCTTAGATCATATGGACAAAAAGACCCACTTACAGAATATAAATTAATCTCTGGAGATTTATATGCTAAGATGCTAAAAACTATAAAAGAAGAGACTATTTCTTACCTGTTTAAGGTACAGATCAGGGTACCTGAAGAGAGAGAAGTAGAGATAAAGGAAGCAAAAAATAGAAATAAAAATATAAGATATGAGGCTAATGATGATTCGGAAGGGAACACAGATTCAGCTAAAGAATCTAGAGTTTCTGATAAAGTAGGTAGAAATGACTTGTGTCCTTGTGGATCTGGAAAGAAATACAAAAAATGTTGTGGAAGGGTGTAG